CTACGCCGCCGCCAAGTGCGCCGTCGTGACGACCACCGACCGCCTCTTCGAAAAGGTCTGAACCTCCCATGGCACTCACCCTGGACCGGATCCGCGCCGACGTCGCCGACGTGCTCGGCGAGGACCCCGCGGACATACCCGACGACGAGAACCTCGTCGACTACGGCCTCGACTCCGTGCGCATCATGACCCTCGTCGAGCGCTGGCGCCGCGACCACGGCACCGAGGTCACCTTCGTGGACCTCGCCGAGCAGCCCGCAATCGAGCAGTGGGCACCCCTCCTGGGGGTCCGGGCGTGAGAGCCGCGCGGACCCTCGACCGGCCCGCCACCGGCGCACCGCGCCCGGCGGCGCCGGAGGGGCTGCCCCTGACCGCCGCCCAGTCGGGCATGTGGTTCGCCCAGGCCCTCGACCCCGGCAGCCCGGCGCTCAACACCGCCGAGTGCATCGAGATCCACGGCGAGGTCGACCCCGTCCGCTTCGCCGAGGCCCTGCACCGTACCGTCGGCGAGGCGGACGCCCTGCGGGTCCGTCTGGTGGCGCCCGCCGAAGGCGAGAGCGGCCCCCGCCAACTGCCCGTCGTCATCGAGCCGCCCGGCCACGGCTTCCCGCTGCACACCGCCGACCTGCGCGGCGAGCGCGCCCCCGACGCCACCGCCCGGGCCTGGATGCGCGCCGACCTCGCCGTGCCCTTCGACCTGGCCACCGGCCCGCTGTTCGCGCACGCCCTCTTCCACGTCGGCGACCGGCGCTGGCTGTGGTACCAGCGCGTCCACCACGCCGTCATGGACGGCTACGGCTACTCCCTCATCGCCCGCCGCGTCGCCGAGGTCTACACCGCCCTCGCCGCCGGCACCGCCCCCGGCCCGAGCCCCTTCGGACGGCTCGCCGCGCTGGTCGCCGAGGACGCCGCCTACCGCGACTCGGCCACGCACGAACGCGACCGCGCCCACTGGGAGGACCGGTTCCGCGACCGGCCCGCCGTCCCCACCCTCGCCGGCCGCACCGCCCTGCCCTCCCGCACCTCTCTGCGGCACTCCGCGCACCTCGGCCCCGAGGCCACCGAGCGGCTGCGCGAGCTGGCCGGCTCCGTCCGGGCCACCTGGCCCGACGTCCTGTTCGCCGCCCAGGCGCTCTACCTCGCGCGCGCCACCCGCAGCGAGGACGTCGTCCTCGGACTGCCCATGATGGGCCGCATGGGATCCGTGGCGCTGCGCGTCCCCGGCATGGTCATGAACGTCCTGCCGCTGCGCTTCACCGTCACCCCCGACACCACCTTCGCCGACCTGACCCGCCAGGCCGACCTCGGCATCCGGGACGCCCGCCGCCACCGCCGCTACCGCTACGCGGACATCCGCCGCGACCTCGGACTGCTCGGCGAGGGCCGGGCGCTCGTCGGCCCGCTCGTCAACGTCATGCCGTTCGACTACGGGCTCACCTTCGCTGGCGCCCGGTCCGACGCGTACAACCTCTCCGCCGGGCCCGTCGACGACCTCACCGTCAACATCTACGACCGGGCCGATGGCACCGGGCTCCACATCGACTACGACGCCAACCCGGCCCTCTACGACTCCGCCGAGATCGCCACCCACCAGGAGCGGTTCCTCGACCTGCTGACCCGGATCGCCGACAGCGACCCCCACCAGCCGCTCACCGCACTGTCCCCGGGTACCGAGGAGGAGCGCGAGCGCGTCCTCGTCGAGTTCAACGACACCGCCGTGCCCGTGCCGCCGACCACCCTCATCGGCCCCATCGAGGCCCGCGCCGCCCGCAGGCCCGGCGCGACCGCCCTCGTCGCCGGCGAGGTGACGCTCACCTACGGCGAGCTGAACGCCCGCGCCAACCGGCTCGCCCGCCACCTCGTCGCCCTCGGCGTGCGGCCCGGCGCCCTGGCAGCCGTCGCCGTCCCCCGCTCCGTCGACCTCGTCGTCGCCCTCCTCGCCGTCCTCAAGGCGGGCGGCGCGTATCTGCCGCTGGACCCCGGGTATCCCGCCGAGCGGCTCGCCGACATGCTCGGCGACGCGGCCCCCGTCTGCGTCCTGACCGACACCGCCACCCGGGCCTCGCTGCCCGGCACCGAGCTGCCCGTCCTCACGCTCGACGACCCGGCGCTGCGCGCCGAGCTGGCCGCGCACCTGCCCACCGACCCGGGCCGCCCGCTCACCCCGCAGCACCCCGCGTACGTCATCTACACCTCCGGCTCCACCGGCCGCCCCAAGGGCGTCGTCGTCCCGCACTCCGCGATCGACAACCGGCTGCGCTGGGCGCAGGGCCAGTACGGGCTCACCCCCGACGACCGGGTGCTGCAGAAGACGCCGTCCGGATTCGACGTGTCCGTCTGGGAGTTCTTCTGGCCGCTGCGCGTGGGCGCCACCCTCGTCCTCGCCGAGCCCGGCGCCCACCAGGACCCCGCCGCGCTGGCCCGCACCATCCGCGAACAGGGCGTCACCACGGCCCACTTCGTGCCCTCCATGCTCCGTCTCTTCCTCGACGAGCCGTCCGCCGCGGCCTGCACCGGCCTGCGCCGGGTCCTGTGCAGCGGCGAGGTGCTGCCGCGGCAGGCCGCCGAGGCCTTCCACCGCACGCTCCCCGGCGTCCCGCTGCACAATCTGTACGGGCCCACCGAGGCGGCCGTCGACGTCACCCACCACGCCTGCACACCGGGCGAGGAGGGGCCCGTGCCGATCGGCCGGCCCGTCTGGAACACCCGGCTCTACGTCCTCGACCCCGACCGCCGCCCCTGCCCGCCCGGCATCCCCGGCGAGCTGTACGTGGCGGGCGCCCAGCTCGCCACCGGCTACCTCGGACGCCCGGAGGAGACCGCCGAGCGCTTCGTCCGCGACCCGTTCGCCGAAGCCGCCGGCCGCCCCGGCGAGCGCATGTACCGCACGGGCGACCTGGCCCGCTGGCGGCAGGACGGCGCCCTCGACTACCTCGGCCGCACCGACCAGCAGGTCAAGCTGCGCGGCCTGCGCGTCGAACTCGGCGAGGTCGAGGCGGCCCTGGCCGCCGACCCGCACGTCGCCGCCGCCTGCGCGACGGTCCGCGAGGACCGCCCCGGCGACCGCCGTCTGGTCGCCCATCTGACTCCGGCCTCGGCGGATGCCGCCGCTGAGGCCGGTCCTGCCCCGACGGGGGGACCGGCCCCGCTGGACCCCGACGCCCTGCGGGCGCGGCTCGCCACCCGGCTGCCCGACCACATGGTGCCCAGCGCCCTCGTCGTCATGGACGCCCTGCCGCTCGGCCCCAACGGCAAGCTGGACCGCGCGGCGCTCCCCGCCCCGCCGGCCGCCGCCCGCACCGGCGGCAGGCCGCCGCGAGGCCCCCGCGAGGAGACTCTCGCCCGGCTCTTCGCGGAGGCGCTCGGGCTGCCGCGCGTCGGCGTCGACGACGGGTTCTTCGCCCTCGGCGGCGATTCGCTGCTGGCCGCCCGGCTCGTCGCCCGGATCCGGGCCGCCTTCGGCGTGGACCTCGCCCTCGGCTCGCTGTTCCGGGCGCCCACGCCCGCCTCGCTCGCCGACCTGCTGCACGGCGGGAGCGAGGAGAGCGCGCTCGGCGCCGTGCTGCCCCTGCGCCGCACCGGCGACCGCACCCCGCTGTTCGTCCTGCCCCCGGCGGTCGGCCTCAGCTGGTGCTACACCGGGCTGCTCGAAGGGCTGAGCCCCGACCAGCCGGTGTACGGGCTCCAGGCGCGCGGCCTGAACCCCGGGGAGACGCTGCCCGCCACGATGGAGGAGCTGGCCCGCAACTGGCTGGACCGCGTCCGCGAGATCCAGCCGCACGGCCCCTACCGCCTGCTCGGCTGGTCCGTCGGCGGCGTCGCCGCCCACACCCTCGCCGTACTCCTCCAGGAGGCCGGCGAAAAGGTCGAACTGCTCGCCGTCATGGACGCCTACCCCGCCGACCAGTGGCGCGGGGCACCCGCCCCCGGCGAGGCCGAGGCCCTCGCCGCCCTGCTGAGGATGGCCGTGGACGACGGGCCGGGCGGGCTTGGTGGTCCGGGTGGGCTCGGTGGACCGGAAGGCGGACCGCTCACCCGGGAGCGGGTCACCGCCCGGCTGCGCGCCGAAGGCAGCGCGCTCGCCGCGCTCGACGACGACACGCTCGACGCCGTCCTCGACGTCGTCGTCAACAACGTCACCCTCATGCGCACCCACCGGCACCGTGTCTTCGACGGCGACGTCCTCTTCTTCACCGCCGCCGCACCCCGCGCCGAGCACTGGCTGTCGCGGGACGCGTGGCGCCCCTACGTCACCGGTAGCCTGATCAACCGCGATATCGACTGTCTGCACCCGCAGATGACCCGGCCGGGGCCGATCGCGGAGGTCGCCGAGGCGGTGGCCGGCTATCTGGGGGAGGGCTGAGGTCCGTGGACGACGGTGAGCGGACCGACGGGACGCGCCCCCTGATCCTCGGCCGCGACCCGCTGCCCGGCGCGTGGACCCCGGGCCCGCCGCACCTCTGGCTGCTGAGGATCCCCGACCACGCGCCGCTGCCGCCGGCCACGTACGAGCGGATCCTCGACGCCCGGGAACGGGCCCGCGCCGCCGCCTTCGTACGGGACCTGCACCGGGAGCGCTACGCCGCGGCCCACGTCGGGCTGCGGCGGCTCCTCGGCGCCTACTTGGAGACGGACCCGGCGGCCGTCGAGCTGACACGCGAGCCGTGCCCCGGGTGCGGCGGACCGCACGGCCGGCCGGCCGTCGCCGGGGCACCCCTGCACTTCAACCTCTCCCACGCGGGCGACCTGGCCCTGTTCGCCTTCGCCGGCACCCCGGTCGGCGTGGACGTCGAGGAGCGACAGCCCGCCGTCGTCGCCGAGGTGGTGCCCTCGCTGCACCCCACCGAGACCGCCGAACTGACCGCGCTCCCGGAGGCGGCACGCCACGCCGCCTTCACCCGCTGCTGGACCCGGAAGGAGGCCTACCTCAAGGGCATCGGCACGGGACTCTCCGAGGACCCCTCGGTCACCTACGTCGGCTCCGGCCCGGCCCCGGCGTCCCCCACGGGCTGGTCACTGACCGACATCGCCGTGGACCCCGGCTACGCGGCGGCCCTGGCGGTCGCCGACACCGGCGGGTGAACCGACCGCCCCCGGTGGCGCCTCACCCATAAGGACCGGCCCTGACGCCCTTGTGCCGTGCGGGCCTTGAGACCTGCCGACCGCACGCGTGCCCGTCTCGCGGAGCGGGGGGTGCCCCGAGTTTGTTAGCGTCACCCGAATGAACAAGATCCACATGGTGCGCGTGATGGCAGCGACCGCCTGCGCGGCGGCGCTGATCGGCGTCACCGCCTGCGGCAGCGAGAGCGGCGGCAAGGGCGACGGCAAGAGCGGGCTGGACGCGATGTCCGCCCAGCAGATATCGGACAAGGCGATGCAGGCACTGCGCGATGCGAAGTCCCTGCGTTTCAAGCAGGACGGCTTCACCCAGGGCCAGCCCGTCAAGATGAACCTCATCCTGGACCGCCAGGGCTCCTGCGCCGGCCAGGCCGGCGGCGCGAAGGGCGGCTCCACCGACGTCATCAAGCTCGGCGACAAGGTCTGGATGAAGCCCGACCACGCGACGTGGGAGGAGCAGATCGGCGCCACGAAGGCGGCGACCATCGAGGGCGTCACCAAGGGCCGCTACATCCACGGCCCGACGAGCGACCCGCTGCTGGCCGGGATGGCCAACACCTGCGACCTCACGAAGTTCCAGGCCGCGATCAAGGGCGGCGACGCCTCCGGCGAGGACATGGCCAAGGGCAAGCCGGCCACCGTCGAGGGCAAGAAGGTCATTCCGCTGGAGAGCAAGAGCGGCAAGGGCGAGGCGACGACCGTCTACGTCGCCTCGGAGGGCACGCCCTACCCGGTGAAGATCGTCCAGACCGAGGGCGGCAAGACCACCACGACGCTCATCACCGACTACGACAAGCCCGTACCGACGGCGACGCCTTCCGCGGCCGAGACGATCGACATCGCACAGCTGCGTCAGCAGCTCCAGGGCGCGTGAGCCCACGCCCCGGATCCCGGCTCCCCCTCTGCCGGGAACGGTGACGTTCCCCTGACGCGCTTCGAGGCGGCGCGCTCTCCGGTGGGAGAGCGCGCCGCCTTCGGTGGAGTCCGCCGCCGAACGGCGGCGGGCGTCTGCCTCAAGCCGGTGCCGACTCCAGGAGGATCGTCAGGAGCTCTTCCGGGACGTCCCGCATCAGGTCGTGCTTGCCCGCCAGGGCGTGCGTCGTCCACCGGGGGTCCGTCCGCAGGCGCTCGTACAGTGCGGTGAACGGTGATGGGCCGCCCCACTCCGACTCCGTCGCGTACACGTACGTCCGGCTCCGGAAGCGGTCGAGATCCCCGCTGAGACGGATGCGTTGCAGGGCCGAGGCCAGGGGGTGGGGAGTGGTGCGGCGGTCGAAGAACGGCAGCGGCGGGATCGTGTAGCCGGTCTCGCCGACCGTCCGGTGCCAGTCCGGCTCCGCGGGGATGAGGTCGAAGAGGGAGTCGCCGTCCTGCGGGACGAGCGCGTCGAGGTACACCAGGGAGTCCACGCGCTCCGGCAGCCGGTCACCGACACCGGTGATCACCATGCCGCCGTAACTGTGGCCCACGAGCACCGCGTTCTCGATGTCCTCGGCCTCCAGGACGCCGGCCACGTCCTCGATGTGGGTGTCGAGGTTCACGGTGGAGGCCAGGAGGTGGGCGCGCTCGGCGACACCGGTCAGCGTCAGCGCGTGCACCCGGTGGCCGAGCAGCCGCAGCGGCCCGGTGAGCGTCTCGAAGCTCCAGGCCCCGTGGCACATGCCGGGAACAAGCACGAAGGTGGCGGTCAACTCTGGCTCCTCAGTGGTGACGGTCGTGCTGCGGGCGGCCGTGCTGCGGACGGTCGGCGCCGGTGGCGCGCCGGTAGCGCTCGGTGATCCGGGCGAGTTCGGCGGGGGTACGGGCGCCCGCGCCCGCATGCATCTCGCGGTTGGCGGCGATCACGGCCGCCGTCGCCTCCCGGCGCGTCCTCTCGTACGCGGCCAGGCCCGCCGGGCCGCCGGCGCCGGCGAGCGCGTCGGCCAGGGCACGGGCGTCGACGACCGCCTGCGACGCGCCGTTCGCCCCGACCGGATACATGGGGTGCGCGGCGTCGCCGAGCAGGGTCACCCGGCCCGAACCCCAGGACGGCAGGGGGTCCCGGTCGACCATGGGGTACTCGAGGATCATCGAGCTGTCGGCGATCAGGGCGGGCACGTCGAGCAACCCGAGCTTCCAGTGGCCGATGTGGCGCAGAACGTCCTCCGGGCGGCCCGGGAGGTTCCAGTTGGCATCGCCGGGCAGTGGGCCCGGGTCGGCGACCTGCACCTGGGCCACCCAGTTGACGAGGTCCGGTTTGATCGGGTAGGCGATGAGTTCCAGACCCGCCTCGCTCCCCGCGCCCCGTGCGACGACGCCCGCGCCGCGCGCGATGAGCATCGACTCGCCGCCGAGGAAAGGCCGTCGCTCGGTCACCCCGCGCCACATCCGTACCCCTGACCACGCCAGTGGTCCCTGATCGGGGTGCAGTTGGGCGCGCACGGCCGAGTGCAGCCCGTCCGCCCCGACGAGGAGGTCCGCCGCGGACTCCGTGCCGCCCGCCTGGGCCCGTACGGATTCGGCGTCCTGCGTGAAGCCCGTCAGCCGGGCACCGGTGCGGACGGCGTCCGCACCGAGCCGCTCGCGCACCGCGGACAGCAGCAGCATCTGCAGCCGCCCGCGGTGCACGGCGTACTGCGGCCGGTCATAGCCCCCGGCGAGCCCGCGCTTCTCGGTGAAGAGCGTGGTTCCGGACCGGTCGCAGTAGACGTTCTCCGTGATGGCGACGCCGATACGGGCCAGGTCGTCACCGAGACCGAGGTCGGTGAGCTCCCGCACGGCGTGGGGGAGGAGGTTGATGCCGACGCCCAGAGGGCGGAGTTCGCGGGCGCCCTCGACCAGGGACGACTCGATGCCCGCAGCGTGCAGGGCGAGGGCGGCCGTCAGCCCGCCGATCCCGGCCCCGGCTATGAGGACGCGCATGATCAGCCGGCGATCTCGGGGCGGTCGATGATGCGCAGCCAGGTGCCGTCGGCCTGCTGCCGGGCGACCTGGACGCGCCCGCCGGTACCGTCGGAGGGCCGCGTCGAGGTGACGGCCAGATCGCCGTTGCGCACGGTCGGCAGCGGCTCCTCCACCTCGAAGCGCGGCGCCTGCGCCATCATCTGCCGGTACAGGGCGAGGATCGCCTCCCGGCCGACGGTCTGCGACCCCGGCGGGTAGGCGACGACGGCGTCCTCCTCGTAGAGCTCGGCGAGCCCTTCGGCGTCACCGGCGTTGGCACGCTCCACGAACATCCGGGCCAGGTCCTCGGGCTCGTCGGCGCGAGTACGGGGGGTGGGGCTCATGGCGGATCGGCTCCTTCTTGGTCCTCGACGTGCGGGCCCGGCCTTTGGCGGCCTGCCCTGTCACTCCAGCGTGGCGTCGAAGGATCTAGAAGTCCAAGAGCGGAATGTGCTGGCCGCTAGAAGCAATCGTTATGGCGTCTCGCCGACTCGCCTGAGTCGTCATGGTGGCCGAGGCGGCCAACCCGGTGCGGCGGCGGCCACGTTGCGTCGCCGACGGGAACGCGGTGCGCCAGCCTTTACGGGGCCGTGGGGTCAGTGCTCGCACAGCGGCCGCCGCCTCCGGCAGGGAGCCAGCTGTCGACCTCCCCCGCCGGCCCGGCTGCCATTCGCGGTTACAGCGTGACTTCGACGAGGCGAACAGGACGGACCGCCGGACTTCGGTGAGACCGGTCAAGGCCCGCTGAGACGGGACACGGGTTCCCCATCCCCGAGCGGCTCACGTCCCACACCGCCCTCCCCGCACCGGTGATCGACCCGGTGGCTGATGATCCAGGCCCACAGGTGATCGGCTCGGCGTCAGCACGCCAAATGATCCCCGGGATCCCACCTCGGACCATCTTCCCTTCGTCACCCATGAGTGGTCCTCCCGCCTCTCACCTGCTGAACCTGCCCGTCAACGTCTGAGCCCAGCTCCCCGACCGGTTGAACGTCAACTGAACTCACCACCAGCGGTACTGCCGGCCGCCACCCTGGCGCGATGCGAACCATCGCCGCCATATGCGCGGCCATCCTCGCCCCCCCTCACCGGCTGTACGGAGAACAGACTCACACCCGCGGCCACCGACGCCGCCCCAGCCCACACCCTCAGCCACGCCCAGGTCACCCAGCAGTGCATCGACGCCGTCGCCACCCGAGCCACCGAACAAGCAGGCGACACGCCATTCGAACCCGCACTTCACGCCTGCCTGTCTTTATCAGACAGCGAATACCTCGACGCCTACATGCGCGGCCTCCGCCAACAGAGCCAAGCCGGCCGCGACGAACTCCAACGGCAACTCGACGCAGCCCGCAGCAACGACACCCAGTAACTCGCACCGACCGGAGACCCCATGGTCCAGCCCAGTCCCTACATCACTACCCCGATGCCCGGCCGGCCCCGCATGTACAACACCAAGATCGCCCAAGCGATCTGGACGGCCGTACCCGTCATCACGATCGGCTTCGCCGCAGCCGTCCCCGTCGTCGTCGCCGCCGTCAAAGGCGTCACCAAACCCTGGGTCCCCGCCGCCTACGTCCTCGCTGAAATCATCACCTTCGGCACCGCCTTAACCCTCGATGACGGCGGCAAAACCGAACATCCGCTCGGCGGCTTGCTGATCCTCGCCCTCATGCTCACAGCAGCCACCCACACCGCACTTCTCGACACCCACAAAGCCCCCGGTGCCAAGTAGCCGCGCCCTGCTCTTGTCGGGTCACGAGCAATACGGCAAGGCCGCCAGCCCGGCCACTATCCCTGTACGCCAACGCGGCACCTGACAACCCCCGCGCCCCCCGCCAACCCACCCGCAGCCCGCACCATCGGCACAAACGGCCAGCGAACGCCTGACCGCCGAAGCCACAAACCGGCAACCTGTACTAAATGGGGGGCAACCACACCACGCCAGACGCCGCATGCCCCGACTGCGGCAACGTCCAAGACCACCGACCACTCCGAAGCGGCGGCTGGATCCGCCTCGAACCCGAACCACAACTCCCCACCGCCGCCGTCCCCGAACAGCACCGATGGTTCATCACGGCCGACGGGTATGAGAGCGGACAGCGCAAGATCCTTGTAGGCGGACGGGACGGCCCCCGCTGGGCGGACAGCTGATCTCCCTCTCCGTGGACCCATTCGTGTCGGTTCCGAACAGACGATCCCTCCGGGGGTTGGCTCAGTGCTGCCTGGCATTGAGACCGACCACCCGGAGGGACGTTGAAGAAGTCTGACAGGGAGATCATGGAAATCTTCGAGGCCCTGGACGCCACTGAATGTGCGCATTCCGCGGCTGCGCTGGCGGGGGTCGATCCCAAGACCGTGCGACGTTACGCACGGATGAGGGACACCGGTCGGCCAACCGGTCTCGTCCGCCGGCCGAAGATGATCGACCCGTTCATGCCGAAGATCGAGGAGTGGGTCGACCGATCGCAGGGCAGGGTGCGGGCCGACAAGCTCCACGACCGCCTGGTCCTGCTGGGGTTCACCGGTGATGAGCGCACGACCCGGCGGGCGGTGGCGAAGGCGAAGGAAGCCTGGCGGGCCGGGAACCAGCGGACCTATCGGCCCTGGATCACCGAGCCGGGGCTGTGGTTGCAGTTCGACTGGGGCTGGGGGCCGAAGGTCCCGGGCCCGGGCGGCGGTGAGCCCCGCGTGACGCTGTTGTTCTGCGCGTGGCTGGCCTGGTCGCGGTTCCGGGTGGTGATCCCGACCTGGGACCGGACTCTGCCGACGCTGGTGACCTGCATCGACTCGACCTTGCGGGCGATCGGCGGGGCGCCGACCTATGCGCTGACCGACAACGAGAAGACGGTCACGATCGACCGGGTCGCCGGCATCGCGGTCCGTCATCCCCAAGTCGTCGCGACGGGGCGGCATTACGGGATGCAGGTTCACACGTGTGTCCCCTTCGATCCCGAGTCCAAAGGCGGGTCGGAGGCGACGGTCCGCATCGCGAAGGCGGATCTGGTGCCCACGACGGCGAATCTCCGCAAGGAGTACGACTCGTTCGCCGAGCTCCGCGGCGAGTGCGCGATCTTCTGCCAGACGGTGAACAACCGGACCCACCGCGAGACGGGCAAGGCTCCGTCCTCGATGCTCGACGTCGAGCGGACCAGGCTGCATCCGCTGCCGCCGGCGCCTCACACGCTCGCGCTGGGCGAGTCGAGACAGGTGCTGCGGGACCAGACCGTCCGTTTCGGGTCCGTGCGCTATTCGACGCCGTCCGGGCTGGTCGGCCAGGAAGCCTGGGTGAGGGTCGACGGCGACGAGCTGGTCGTCGTGGCCGACCTGTCGAAGCTGGCTCACCGGCCGGAATGGATGCAGGGCCCGGCCGGCCTGGCGGAAGTCGCCCGGCACGAGATCGCTCTGCCCGGCCGTCCGGTCATCCTCGCCGAGCACTATCCCAACCACCCGCAGGAGATGGACGGTTCACCGAAGCCGCCGCGGCCCCGGCCCGTCGATGCCGCCGAGGAAGCCTTCCTCGCGCTCGGTCCCGGGGCGAAGTCCTGGCTGATCGAGGCCGCTGCGGCGGGGACCACCCGGATGCGGGTGAAGATGGCCGCCGCCGTCGAGCTCGCGGCCCTGGTCAGTGTCGCCGAGGTCGACATGTCGCTGGGGCTTGCCGCGACCGCGGGCCGATTCGCCGAGGACGACCTGCTCTCCATCGTCCAGCATCGCAAGTCCGGCGTCCGTCCCGCCGACCTCGTCGTCGCCGACGAGGCCCACTCCGTTCAGCCCGGCACTTCCGCCTGGGCTGACTTCGGCCGCAACGGCGGCCCGGCAGAAAGGAATCTTCCATGACCGGCATCGCGTTGCTGGACCCGGAAACCGACCAGCCCGTCCCGGCCCCGTCTCCGGTCCCCTCCTCACCGGCCCCGCCGCCGATCCCGGCCGATCTGGAATCCGTCCTGAAGCGGATGCGGTTCCCCTACTTGCGCAAGGCGGCCCCGGACGTGCTGGCCACCGCCCGGTCGCAACGCTGGGACCCGGCCGAAGTGCTGCGGATCCTGCTGGAAGAGGAGATCAAGGGCCGGGAGGCGGCGACCCGCCGCAGCCACCGCAAGCAGGCGAACCTGCCCACCGGCAAGACGTTCAGCTCCTGGCGGGAGGAGGACTCCTCCATCCCCGCTCCGACCCAGCAGGCCCTGATGACGCTGGAATGGGTCGGCCGGTCGGAGAACCTCGCCATCGCCGGCCCGTCGGGCACCGGCAAGAGCCACTTCGCCGAGGCCCTGGCCCACAAGGCCATCGACCGGGGCATGCAAGTCGCCTGGTTCAGCCTCGAATCGCTGACCGCCCACGTCGGCCGGGCCACCGTCGACAACTCCGTCGCGAAGGCGATCGCGAAGATCACCCGGGCCAACCTCATCATCCTGGACGACATCGGGATGCTGCCGTCCGGCCAGGCCGCCGCCGAGGCGTTCTACCGGGTGATCGATGCCGCCTACGAACGCAGGTCCGTGATCGTGACCTCGAACCTGCATCCGTCGGGATTCGACTCGATCATGCCCAAGACGCTCGCCACGGCAGCAGTCGACCGGCTGTTGCATCACGCGCACATCGTCCTGACCGAGGGCAGCAGCCTCCGGCTCACCCAGGCAACCACGGGCAAGGGCGTCAAGCCACTGCACTGAGCCAGTCGAGGGACGAAAAGTCACACCGCACAAGGAGATGAACTGTCCGCCCACAAAGAGGTGCAATGTCCGCTCACCCGGATGACCGCGTGTCCGTGGACAGGGTACGCCGTCGACGGCCACGGAAGCGATCCCAACTGCTACATCGCGCACTACCGGGTCTGCAGTCGTCGGCCACACCCCGAGCACATGCACCCCGTGTTCACGGCCATCTGGCTCCGCAACTGCGCCCGCGACGGAATCCCCTTCGACTGAACAACACCAACGCGCAAGGAAGCGACCGGGTGGCCACCTCGCCGCCTGGTCGCTCATGAGCCTGGAGCGAGTCAGCCCTGGCCGTACCGCGCGATCGCCGCCACCAACTGGGCGCGCACCCCCTCAAGCAGTCGAGGTGCGCCTTCACCTGCCCGGTCACCCCGCCGAGCCCCTCCGGGCCCCAGGGCGTCCAAGCCCTCGCCCTCCCACGACCACACCGGCGCGCACGGCACACGACGCGGGCTTACCGCCGCTTGCGCGGAGGCACGGTGGATCACCTCGTTGTCAGTGGTCGCTGCGACGATCACGTGACGCGACACGAGAGGATCACCGGCATGGGTACCTGGGACATCGGCCCGTTCGA
The window above is part of the Streptomyces syringium genome. Proteins encoded here:
- the istA gene encoding IS21 family transposase, which produces MEIFEALDATECAHSAAALAGVDPKTVRRYARMRDTGRPTGLVRRPKMIDPFMPKIEEWVDRSQGRVRADKLHDRLVLLGFTGDERTTRRAVAKAKEAWRAGNQRTYRPWITEPGLWLQFDWGWGPKVPGPGGGEPRVTLLFCAWLAWSRFRVVIPTWDRTLPTLVTCIDSTLRAIGGAPTYALTDNEKTVTIDRVAGIAVRHPQVVATGRHYGMQVHTCVPFDPESKGGSEATVRIAKADLVPTTANLRKEYDSFAELRGECAIFCQTVNNRTHRETGKAPSSMLDVERTRLHPLPPAPHTLALGESRQVLRDQTVRFGSVRYSTPSGLVGQEAWVRVDGDELVVVADLSKLAHRPEWMQGPAGLAEVARHEIALPGRPVILAEHYPNHPQEMDGSPKPPRPRPVDAAEEAFLALGPGAKSWLIEAAAAGTTRMRVKMAAAVELAALVSVAEVDMSLGLAATAGRFAEDDLLSIVQHRKSGVRPADLVVADEAHSVQPGTSAWADFGRNGGPAERNLP
- a CDS encoding DUF6083 domain-containing protein, giving the protein MGGNHTTPDAACPDCGNVQDHRPLRSGGWIRLEPEPQLPTAAVPEQHRWFITADGYESGQRKILVGGRDGPRWADS
- the istB gene encoding IS21-like element helper ATPase IstB, which codes for MTGIALLDPETDQPVPAPSPVPSSPAPPPIPADLESVLKRMRFPYLRKAAPDVLATARSQRWDPAEVLRILLEEEIKGREAATRRSHRKQANLPTGKTFSSWREEDSSIPAPTQQALMTLEWVGRSENLAIAGPSGTGKSHFAEALAHKAIDRGMQVAWFSLESLTAHVGRATVDNSVAKAIAKITRANLIILDDIGMLPSGQAAAEAFYRVIDAAYERRSVIVTSNLHPSGFDSIMPKTLATAAVDRLLHHAHIVLTEGSSLRLTQATTGKGVKPLH